The following proteins come from a genomic window of Aequorivita marisscotiae:
- a CDS encoding response regulator transcription factor, whose protein sequence is MSNTKPSIIIADDHPLLLKGLSDFLIEKGYNLLGSGSDGREAYNLITQKNPDIAILDIQMPFMSGLEIAKQCKGAQIETKIVLITLHKEKELYQKAKELNIFGYILKEFALEEIENCIKTVKDGAPFFSDRIKELIGVVPVEVSELDTLTPSEKKILKLIAQDKTNKEIASQLFISYRTVEKHRSNIITKLKIEPKTNSLLIWAKEHHDKLL, encoded by the coding sequence ATGAGCAACACAAAACCATCTATTATTATCGCAGACGACCATCCCCTTTTATTAAAAGGATTAAGCGATTTTTTAATTGAAAAAGGATATAATCTTCTAGGAAGCGGTAGCGACGGAAGGGAGGCGTACAACCTTATAACCCAAAAAAATCCGGACATCGCCATTTTAGATATTCAGATGCCATTTATGTCTGGGCTGGAAATTGCCAAGCAATGCAAAGGCGCCCAAATTGAAACTAAAATTGTGTTAATTACACTTCATAAAGAAAAGGAGTTGTATCAAAAAGCAAAGGAGCTAAATATTTTTGGATATATCTTAAAAGAATTTGCTTTGGAAGAAATAGAAAATTGTATAAAAACCGTAAAAGATGGCGCGCCCTTTTTCAGCGATAGAATAAAGGAACTCATTGGTGTTGTGCCCGTAGAGGTTAGCGAGCTAGACACACTTACACCTTCCGAAAAAAAGATTTTAAAATTAATAGCTCAGGATAAAACAAATAAGGAAATTGCTTCACAACTCTTTATTTCGTACCGAACGGTAGAAAAACACCGAAGTAATATAATTACAAAACTTAAAATTGAACCAAAAACCAATAGCTTGCTTATTTGGGCAAAGGAACATCACGACAAGCTACTTTAG
- a CDS encoding sensor histidine kinase yields MLKKIILLFLSFPLFLNPGFAQDISHYETVVKTTKSHTQKLTALDSLLKRTFSTNTEAFINYSRQYIELALAMDKVELAAKKAMNLQYPLTNFANDPLNAITVINSVLARKYKIKDSLLLGGLYLKRGSANTKLNLKEAVNDYNLALENFSSTNYLNIADTYLFRGQAYSQMGKFVLASADFTKAYTMYEEKKEYKYMVYAQQGIINMFSMNGFYEKAKAERNALIEKMIRLNLNEFLANEHYNQALDYKEMGQSSLEYKTLLLAEAKFDHKNSNKATYIGIISRIIEYYCDQNLLYHAQEYYKKLEALDFNVSGNSVAELNYLSGKAKYLQTIGEYEEALALTKRKLKVAEKLGIEDEIMLTHSLLSEIYQDTGDYKNSLEHLKTTKALKDSIYNRTTANALAYYQTLYETEKKEKKLVAKSTDIKLLEKDNESFKKAMLFGGIATLLSFGLILLYRNQKYLKNNKILQEKFSQELLISQERERRRISKDLHDGIGQQLLVIKNRLTSSGDTETKQMVNNAIDEVRAISRDLHPFQLQELGITKAIEYNINFIDENSDLFISAEIDNIDNLFNKEDEVNLYRIIQESLSNILKHSKAEAGKVSVKKFTNTIIISIRDNGVGFDFAEKHQDDKSIGLKTLFERTKFLNGQMKVTTKKDSGTVLEFQFPL; encoded by the coding sequence GTGCTGAAAAAAATAATCCTCTTGTTCCTCAGTTTCCCGCTGTTTTTAAACCCTGGGTTCGCACAAGATATTTCGCATTATGAAACTGTAGTAAAAACCACAAAAAGCCATACACAAAAATTAACTGCGTTAGACAGCCTATTAAAGCGTACATTTTCTACTAATACAGAAGCTTTTATAAATTACAGTCGCCAATATATAGAGTTAGCCTTAGCGATGGATAAGGTTGAGCTGGCGGCAAAAAAAGCAATGAACTTACAGTATCCGCTAACCAATTTTGCTAACGATCCGTTAAATGCCATCACTGTTATAAACAGTGTTTTAGCTCGTAAATACAAAATAAAAGACAGCCTTTTATTGGGTGGATTATATCTAAAACGCGGCAGTGCCAACACAAAACTAAACCTTAAAGAAGCAGTTAATGATTATAATCTGGCGCTCGAAAATTTTTCTTCAACTAATTATTTAAATATTGCAGACACCTATTTATTTAGGGGTCAAGCCTATTCACAAATGGGAAAATTTGTACTTGCGAGTGCAGATTTTACCAAAGCATATACCATGTACGAAGAAAAAAAAGAATACAAATATATGGTATATGCCCAGCAAGGCATTATTAATATGTTTAGTATGAACGGTTTTTACGAAAAGGCCAAAGCAGAACGCAATGCCCTTATTGAAAAAATGATACGTTTAAATCTAAATGAATTTCTAGCCAACGAACATTACAACCAAGCTTTGGACTATAAAGAAATGGGCCAAAGCAGTCTGGAATATAAAACACTGCTTTTGGCCGAAGCAAAATTTGATCATAAAAATTCAAACAAAGCTACGTATATAGGTATAATTTCAAGAATCATTGAATATTATTGCGACCAAAATCTATTGTACCATGCCCAAGAATACTATAAAAAGCTGGAAGCCTTAGATTTTAATGTTTCAGGAAATTCGGTTGCTGAACTTAACTATTTGAGCGGCAAAGCAAAATACCTTCAAACCATAGGAGAATACGAAGAAGCCTTGGCGCTTACAAAAAGAAAACTGAAGGTTGCCGAAAAGCTCGGAATTGAAGATGAAATTATGCTAACCCATTCCCTTCTATCTGAAATCTACCAAGACACGGGCGACTATAAAAATAGCCTTGAACATCTTAAAACAACCAAAGCCTTAAAAGATTCTATCTACAACCGAACCACCGCAAACGCACTCGCGTATTACCAAACACTTTACGAAACCGAAAAGAAAGAAAAAAAACTTGTAGCAAAATCTACAGATATAAAACTGCTCGAAAAAGACAACGAAAGTTTTAAAAAAGCAATGCTTTTTGGCGGTATTGCCACACTCCTAAGTTTTGGGCTTATATTACTTTATAGAAACCAAAAGTATTTAAAAAACAATAAGATACTTCAAGAAAAATTTAGCCAAGAATTACTTATCTCGCAAGAACGTGAGCGTAGAAGAATTTCAAAAGATCTTCACGATGGTATTGGCCAACAATTATTGGTAATTAAAAATAGGCTCACTTCAAGTGGCGATACAGAAACCAAACAAATGGTAAATAACGCTATTGATGAAGTACGCGCCATATCGCGCGATTTGCATCCCTTTCAACTTCAAGAGTTGGGAATTACCAAAGCTATTGAATACAATATAAATTTTATTGATGAAAATTCAGACTTGTTTATTTCTGCCGAAATAGATAACATAGACAACCTATTTAATAAAGAAGACGAAGTAAATCTTTATAGAATAATCCAGGAAAGCTTGAGCAATATTTTAAAGCATTCAAAAGCCGAAGCAGGCAAGGTTTCAGTAAAAAAATTCACAAACACTATTATAATTTCTATACGCGACAACGGAGTTGGTTTTGATTTTGCCGAAAAACATCAAGACGATAAATCTATTGGGTTAAAAACGCTATTTGAGCGCACCAAGTTTTTAAACGGACAGATGAAAGTAACAACCAAAAAAGACTCCGGCACCGTACTAGAATTTCAATTTCCATTATGA
- a CDS encoding retropepsin-like aspartic protease family protein codes for MQLRKFIETKGFYRVPLKKLATGHYLFSAKINGVLGHFILDTGASTSCVGINNAAHFLLISEDSLIKAAGAGATNMETMFSRGNSFTIKKWHVNKMDFVLFDLSHVNEALLQANENAIHGIIGADFLKEHRAVIDYGRNCFYVKQKN; via the coding sequence ATGCAATTACGCAAATTTATTGAAACCAAAGGGTTTTATCGCGTTCCTTTAAAAAAGCTTGCCACGGGACATTATTTATTTTCTGCAAAAATTAACGGAGTATTGGGCCATTTTATTTTAGATACCGGCGCAAGCACCAGTTGTGTGGGTATAAACAACGCTGCGCATTTTTTACTTATAAGCGAGGACAGCCTTATAAAAGCCGCTGGCGCCGGCGCTACAAACATGGAAACTATGTTTTCGCGTGGCAACTCCTTCACTATTAAAAAATGGCATGTTAATAAGATGGATTTCGTTCTATTTGACCTTTCCCATGTAAATGAAGCTCTATTGCAAGCAAATGAAAATGCAATTCACGGGATCATTGGCGCAGATTTTTTAAAAGAGCACCGTGCTGTTATAGATTATGGCCGAAATTGTTTTTATGTAAAACAGAAGAATTAG
- a CDS encoding TatD family hydrolase: MLTDTHTHLYSDAFASDRPKMMQRAFDAGIKRFFIPAIDSGYTEAMYALEKEYPDRVFLMMGLHPTSVKENFKEELAHVEEQFKKRNFYAVGEIGIDLYWDTSTLEFQKQAFKWQIQLAKKYKLPIVIHCRDAFDEIFEVLETEKSDDLFGIFHCFTGTYEQAVKAISYNMKLGIGGVVTFKNGKIDKFLNEIPLKHIVLETDSPYLAPAPFRGKRNESSYLAFVCKKLSEIYGVSEEEIAQITTQNSKAVFKI, encoded by the coding sequence ATGTTAACAGATACACACACCCATTTGTACAGTGATGCGTTTGCCAGCGACCGGCCTAAAATGATGCAACGCGCTTTTGATGCCGGAATAAAACGGTTTTTTATTCCCGCTATAGATTCTGGTTATACGGAAGCTATGTATGCTCTTGAGAAAGAATATCCCGACCGAGTTTTTTTAATGATGGGATTGCATCCTACTTCGGTAAAGGAAAATTTTAAAGAGGAATTGGCACACGTTGAAGAGCAGTTTAAAAAACGAAATTTTTACGCCGTTGGCGAAATTGGCATTGATCTTTATTGGGACACTTCTACGTTGGAATTTCAAAAGCAAGCGTTTAAATGGCAAATTCAATTGGCGAAAAAATACAAATTGCCTATCGTTATCCATTGTCGTGATGCGTTTGATGAAATTTTTGAAGTTTTGGAAACCGAAAAAAGTGATGATCTTTTTGGAATATTCCACTGTTTCACCGGAACTTATGAGCAGGCCGTAAAGGCTATTTCCTATAATATGAAATTGGGCATTGGTGGCGTGGTTACTTTCAAGAACGGAAAGATTGATAAATTTTTAAATGAAATTCCTTTAAAACATATCGTTTTGGAAACCGATTCGCCCTATCTTGCTCCGGCGCCCTTTCGCGGTAAGCGCAACGAGAGTAGCTATTTAGCGTTTGTCTGTAAAAAGCTTTCGGAGATTTATGGAGTTTCTGAAGAAGAAATAGCGCAGATTACGACTCAGAACTCCAAAGCGGTGTTTAAAATTTAA
- a CDS encoding asparaginase, protein MKTQPNILLIYTGGTIGMIKDFETGALRNFNFDELLNHIPELKLLDCNITTTSFPEPIDSSNMSPKYWVDIATLIEENYEKMDGFVVLHGSDTMSYTASALSFMLENLGKPVVFTGSQLPIGDLRTDAKENLITSIQIASLQEKGVSKIAEVCLYFEYKLYRANRTTKINAEHFEAFASLNYPDLVQSGVHLVVNNEALYRPNRRKKLKVHKILESNILLVKMFPGIDEATIKYLFDYPELKGLVIETYGTGNVTNAKWFINSLKKVINKGIPVVNITQCSGGSVNMGLYETSTDLKKIGVISGKDCTTEAALAKLMYLLGQKISAKSFKTIFETSLRGEMH, encoded by the coding sequence ATGAAAACGCAACCAAACATACTCCTTATATATACCGGCGGAACAATCGGGATGATTAAAGATTTTGAAACCGGCGCATTGCGTAATTTCAATTTTGATGAATTGCTCAATCATATTCCCGAATTAAAACTTTTAGATTGTAACATTACAACCACCTCATTTCCAGAACCAATTGATAGCTCTAATATGAGCCCCAAATATTGGGTGGATATTGCAACTCTAATTGAAGAAAATTACGAAAAGATGGATGGCTTTGTGGTGCTTCACGGTAGTGATACGATGAGCTACACGGCATCTGCCTTGAGTTTTATGTTGGAAAATTTGGGCAAGCCGGTTGTTTTTACTGGCTCACAATTGCCAATTGGAGATCTGCGAACAGATGCAAAGGAAAATTTAATTACCTCTATTCAGATTGCTTCATTACAGGAAAAGGGCGTTTCAAAAATTGCTGAGGTTTGTTTGTATTTTGAATATAAATTATACCGCGCCAACCGGACCACTAAAATTAACGCGGAACATTTTGAAGCTTTCGCATCGCTTAATTATCCAGATTTAGTACAAAGCGGCGTTCATTTAGTAGTGAATAATGAAGCGCTTTACAGACCGAACCGACGAAAAAAGCTAAAAGTTCATAAAATATTAGAGAGCAATATTCTTTTGGTAAAAATGTTTCCTGGCATTGACGAGGCCACTATTAAATATCTATTTGACTATCCAGAATTAAAAGGGTTGGTGATTGAAACTTATGGAACAGGCAACGTTACCAATGCCAAATGGTTTATAAATTCACTTAAAAAAGTGATTAATAAAGGAATTCCTGTAGTAAATATTACCCAATGCTCTGGCGGAAGTGTAAATATGGGACTATATGAAACCAGCACGGATCTAAAAAAAATAGGGGTTATAAGTGGAAAGGACTGCACTACGGAAGCTGCTTTAGCAAAATTGATGTATTTGTTGGGTCAGAAAATTTCGGCTAAAAGCTTCAAAACCATATTTGAAACTTCACTACGGGGAGAAATGCACTAA